One segment of Mycolicibacterium baixiangningiae DNA contains the following:
- a CDS encoding NAD(P)H-dependent amine dehydrogenase family protein, with protein sequence MSKRIVVWGTGFVGKMVVAEIDRHPLFELVGVGVSDPGKVGRDAGEICGLGHSLGVTATDDVDALIALRPDALVHFGPTAAHADANVALITRFLRAGIDVCSTAMTPWVWPTMHLNPPEWIIPVTEACELGESSCFTTGIDPGFANDLFPMTLMGVCAEVKRVRAAELLDYTNYTGDYENEMGIGRPPEHKALLETSDILVFAWGATVPMIAHAAGIMLDEITTTYDKWVTPTDRKSAKGVIEAGNVAAVRFTINGVYRGETRIQLEHVNRIGNDAAPDWPCGTESDVYRVEIDGTPSIVQETAFRFTDGSGRDAAAAGCLATGMRALNAVPAVNDLRPGWVTALDLPLIAGAGTIR encoded by the coding sequence ATGTCCAAACGGATCGTCGTGTGGGGCACCGGTTTCGTCGGCAAGATGGTGGTCGCCGAAATCGACCGGCACCCGCTGTTCGAACTGGTCGGCGTCGGGGTGAGCGACCCGGGCAAGGTGGGCCGTGACGCGGGGGAGATCTGCGGGCTCGGCCACTCGCTCGGCGTGACCGCCACCGACGACGTCGACGCGCTCATCGCGCTCCGGCCAGATGCCCTGGTGCACTTCGGGCCCACTGCCGCACACGCCGACGCCAACGTCGCGCTCATCACCCGATTCCTGCGCGCGGGCATCGACGTGTGCTCGACGGCGATGACGCCGTGGGTATGGCCGACCATGCACCTCAACCCGCCCGAGTGGATCATCCCGGTGACCGAGGCCTGCGAACTGGGCGAGTCGTCGTGTTTCACCACCGGCATCGACCCCGGCTTCGCCAACGACCTGTTCCCGATGACGCTCATGGGCGTCTGCGCGGAGGTCAAGCGTGTCCGCGCCGCCGAACTGCTCGACTACACCAACTACACCGGCGACTACGAGAACGAGATGGGCATCGGCAGGCCGCCGGAGCACAAGGCACTGCTCGAAACATCCGATATCCTCGTCTTTGCCTGGGGCGCAACGGTTCCCATGATCGCCCACGCGGCGGGCATCATGCTCGACGAGATCACCACCACCTACGACAAGTGGGTGACGCCGACGGATCGCAAGAGCGCCAAGGGCGTCATCGAAGCGGGCAACGTCGCCGCCGTCCGGTTCACCATCAACGGTGTGTACCGCGGTGAGACCCGCATCCAGCTCGAACACGTCAACCGGATCGGCAACGACGCCGCGCCGGACTGGCCCTGCGGCACCGAGAGCGACGTCTACCGCGTCGAGATCGACGGCACGCCCAGCATCGTGCAGGAGACGGCGTTCCGGTTCACCGACGGGTCCGGACGTGACGCCGCCGCGGCGGGTTGTCTGGCCACCGGGATGCGGGCGCTCAACGCGGTGCCCGCGGTCAACGACCTGCGGCCGGGCTGGGTCACGGCCCTGGACTTACCGCTGATCGCCGGAGCAGGCACAATTCGCTGA
- a CDS encoding Hsp70 family protein, with protein MPDGIGLSLGATTLSAVVVGRAAVRRTPVLTLFAHRPPEVGVPSENPRLDERGLVITDFVDRVGDPVAILASDGTSHRGEALTADALRALLYALTRGRTPVDPIAVTHPAHWHPGAVDALRAALAEVPEFGPSAQVLPDATAALTALQADPGLPANGVVALCDFGGSGTSITLVDADGLRPIAPTVRHLDLSGDVLDQALLSHVVGGLNAAGAVDLSGTSAIGSLARLRSACRGAKERLSTETVTALTAELPGHSGEVRLTRAELDDVVRRPLGDFVAVLHSTLERAGVQPADLVAVATAGGGARIPIITTTLSENFRVPVVTTPRPELSAAVGAGLAAIRGPGDDDRTALAAVAPATAAAPVVDDTAESSTFRALAWSDADDIPDIAPAAYGADPAGEPDVRPQLQFGAADSDSGGGRPAAVPWYRRPPVALAIGAAAVLAALAAAVFLVNRDDGANGVDDVPASPATTTATTETPAPAPAAPPPVDTPAPQIPAPETQTVTQTAPPPAPSEAPPPPPPPTSEAPPPPPPTTTPPPATTQPPPTTTQPPRLIPTLPYTTIPGLPFVPAPPGFGG; from the coding sequence ATGCCAGACGGGATAGGACTGTCGCTCGGCGCGACCACGCTGTCGGCCGTGGTCGTCGGCCGCGCCGCGGTGCGCCGCACACCGGTACTGACGCTGTTCGCCCACCGGCCGCCCGAGGTCGGCGTCCCCAGCGAGAACCCGCGGCTCGACGAGCGCGGCCTGGTCATCACCGATTTCGTCGATCGGGTCGGCGACCCGGTCGCCATCCTCGCCTCAGACGGCACCAGCCACCGCGGAGAAGCGCTGACGGCAGACGCGCTGCGGGCCCTGCTCTACGCGCTGACCCGCGGCCGCACCCCGGTCGACCCGATCGCGGTGACCCATCCCGCCCACTGGCACCCCGGCGCCGTCGACGCGCTTCGCGCCGCGCTCGCCGAGGTACCCGAGTTCGGGCCGTCGGCGCAGGTCCTGCCCGATGCGACCGCGGCACTGACCGCATTGCAGGCCGATCCGGGGTTGCCCGCCAACGGCGTCGTCGCGCTGTGCGACTTCGGCGGCTCCGGCACCAGCATCACGTTGGTCGACGCGGACGGACTGCGGCCGATCGCCCCCACGGTCCGCCATCTCGACCTGTCCGGAGATGTGCTCGACCAGGCGCTGCTCAGCCACGTCGTCGGTGGCCTGAACGCCGCCGGGGCGGTGGACCTTTCGGGCACCTCGGCCATCGGTTCGCTGGCCCGGTTGCGGAGTGCCTGCCGCGGCGCCAAGGAACGGCTGTCCACCGAGACCGTGACGGCGCTGACCGCCGAACTGCCCGGACACAGCGGCGAGGTCCGGCTGACGCGTGCCGAACTCGACGACGTGGTGCGCCGACCGCTCGGCGACTTCGTGGCCGTCCTGCACAGCACCCTGGAGCGCGCCGGGGTGCAACCGGCCGACCTGGTCGCGGTCGCCACCGCGGGGGGCGGCGCGCGTATCCCGATCATCACCACGACTCTCTCGGAGAACTTCCGCGTCCCGGTCGTCACGACCCCGCGGCCCGAACTGTCGGCAGCGGTAGGCGCCGGGCTGGCGGCGATCCGCGGTCCCGGTGATGACGACCGGACGGCGCTCGCCGCGGTCGCGCCGGCGACGGCCGCCGCGCCGGTCGTCGACGACACCGCCGAGTCCAGTACGTTCCGCGCGCTGGCGTGGTCGGATGCCGACGACATCCCCGATATCGCGCCCGCCGCGTACGGCGCCGACCCGGCCGGCGAGCCGGATGTGCGGCCGCAGCTGCAGTTCGGCGCCGCCGACTCCGACTCCGGCGGCGGCCGGCCCGCCGCGGTGCCGTGGTACCGGCGGCCGCCGGTGGCGTTGGCGATCGGGGCGGCCGCCGTCCTCGCGGCCCTCGCGGCGGCGGTGTTCCTCGTCAACCGCGATGACGGTGCCAATGGCGTCGACGACGTCCCGGCGTCCCCGGCCACCACCACCGCGACGACGGAGACGCCCGCTCCCGCGCCCGCGGCGCCACCGCCCGTCGACACGCCGGCACCCCAGATCCCGGCGCCCGAGACGCAGACCGTCACCCAGACCGCCCCGCCGCCTGCGCCGTCCGAGGCGCCGCCCCCGCCCCCGCCGCCGACGTCGGAGGCGCCGCCCCCACCGCCGCCGACCACGACACCACCGCCGGCCACCACCCAGCCGCCCCCCACGACCACGCAGCCGCCGCGGCTGATCCCGACGCTGCCCTACACGACGATTCCGGGGTTGCCGTTCGTCCCCGCGCCGCCCGGATTCGGCGGTTAG
- a CDS encoding DJ-1/PfpI family protein, whose product MNAQFVLFDGFDPLDVIAPFEVLVAGSDALGGELTVELVSAEGPRPVVSGSRGLVLQATSGLDPERPGFVIVPGAAGPVEGDPDDGDVTIPVLLARFGETAAIPLMRRAFANPQITVATVCGGSLALAMAGLLEGRYAVTHHLGMAVLEATGVHAVPARVVDDGDLVTAAGVTSGLDLALHLLDRSYGPKIATAVESLFAYERRGTVWSNRGRVPVAV is encoded by the coding sequence ATGAATGCCCAGTTCGTGTTGTTCGACGGGTTCGACCCGCTCGACGTCATCGCGCCGTTCGAAGTCCTGGTCGCCGGAAGCGACGCCCTCGGTGGTGAACTGACGGTGGAGCTGGTCTCCGCGGAGGGGCCGCGCCCGGTGGTCAGCGGCAGCCGCGGCCTGGTGTTGCAGGCCACCTCCGGTCTGGACCCGGAGCGTCCCGGTTTCGTGATCGTCCCCGGCGCCGCCGGGCCGGTCGAAGGCGATCCGGACGACGGCGACGTGACCATCCCGGTCCTGCTGGCCCGCTTCGGCGAGACCGCGGCGATCCCGCTCATGCGCCGCGCATTCGCCAATCCGCAGATCACGGTCGCCACGGTATGCGGCGGCTCCCTCGCCCTGGCCATGGCTGGCCTGCTCGAGGGCCGGTATGCGGTCACCCACCACCTCGGCATGGCCGTGCTCGAGGCGACCGGTGTGCACGCCGTGCCGGCCCGGGTGGTCGACGACGGCGACCTGGTCACCGCGGCGGGGGTGACCTCGGGGCTGGATCTGGCACTGCATCTGCTCGACCGCAGCTACGGACCCAAGATCGCGACCGCGGTCGAGTCACTGTTCGCCTACGAGCGCCGCGGAACCGTGTGGAGCAACCGCGGGCGCGTCCCGGTGGCGGTGTGA
- a CDS encoding GlxA family transcriptional regulator — translation MHTVAVLAMPDTIVFDLATAVEVFGRARKADGTTAYEVRVCATAPEVDAGPLRIGTDHGIDAMAHADTIVVPGGNDITAAVPEVVLDALRTAYSAGIRIASICTGAFTVAAAGLLDGRRATTHWLAADPFRAAFPAVRLDPDVLYVDEGQVLTSAGASAGLDLCLHMVARDHGAAVAADSARMAVAPLHRSGGQAQFILRNRAATAPLAERTELDAVLAWLEQQAHRDLTLADIAQYASMSVRTLNRRFQAETGQTPMQWVTGVRVRHAQQLLETTGYGVERVGREVGFSSPANFREQFRRLTGVAPLSYRNTFREQIAG, via the coding sequence ATGCACACCGTCGCGGTCCTGGCAATGCCGGACACCATCGTCTTCGACCTCGCCACCGCCGTCGAGGTGTTCGGGCGGGCCCGAAAAGCCGACGGCACAACGGCGTACGAGGTGCGCGTGTGCGCCACCGCTCCCGAGGTGGATGCGGGGCCGTTGCGCATCGGCACCGATCACGGCATCGACGCCATGGCTCACGCGGACACGATCGTGGTACCCGGCGGCAACGACATCACCGCCGCGGTGCCGGAGGTGGTGCTCGACGCATTGCGCACGGCGTATTCGGCGGGCATCCGGATCGCCTCGATCTGCACCGGTGCGTTCACCGTGGCCGCCGCGGGTCTACTCGACGGCCGGCGGGCCACCACCCACTGGCTTGCCGCCGACCCGTTCCGCGCGGCGTTCCCCGCGGTGCGTCTCGACCCCGACGTGCTCTACGTCGACGAAGGGCAGGTGCTCACCTCGGCGGGTGCGTCGGCGGGCCTGGATCTCTGTCTGCACATGGTGGCGCGCGACCACGGCGCCGCTGTCGCCGCGGACTCCGCCCGGATGGCCGTCGCGCCGCTGCACCGCAGCGGGGGTCAGGCGCAGTTCATCCTGCGCAACCGCGCGGCCACCGCACCGCTCGCCGAGCGCACTGAACTCGACGCCGTGCTGGCCTGGCTCGAACAGCAGGCCCACCGCGACCTGACGCTGGCCGACATCGCGCAGTACGCGTCGATGAGTGTGCGCACCCTGAACCGGCGTTTCCAGGCCGAGACCGGCCAGACCCCCATGCAGTGGGTGACCGGGGTGCGCGTCCGTCACGCCCAACAGCTGCTGGAGACCACCGGTTACGGCGTCGAACGCGTCGGCCGCGAAGTCGGATTCAGCTCGCCGGCCAACTTCCGCGAACAGTTCCGCCGGCTCACAGGCGTGGCACCCCTGAGCTACCGCAACACCTTTCGCGAGCAAATCGCCGGCTGA
- a CDS encoding class I SAM-dependent methyltransferase, producing the protein MPESSVVVRPQPMDSGYYTAGSRLQAAGLRPAIALFEQAAKVVPLPQAPQPIAIADYGAATAHNSLLPICAAIAVLRTRTTREHSVLVAHTDVPDNDFTAMFRTLTDDPDSYLRKDAAAFASAVGRSFYSQILPSNSVTLGWSSYAIQWLSRVPTLVPDHLQVAHTAEEPVRAAYARQAAHDWHEFIAFRGRELCPGGRLVVMTMAIGDDGEYGYRPLLAAMTDALAELAGAGLVREDELRRMTIPTVGRRAADFMAPFAPSGRFERLEIEHLEVFDGEDRFFGQYRADKDAKAFGRNWGQFARASVFATLLGALDGGRDDPRAGQFVERLEAGIAARMAATPEQTQIPLAHLVLHKRPKIR; encoded by the coding sequence GTGCCTGAGTCCAGTGTGGTGGTCCGCCCGCAGCCGATGGACAGCGGCTACTACACCGCCGGATCGCGCCTGCAGGCCGCGGGGCTGCGCCCGGCGATCGCCCTGTTCGAGCAGGCCGCCAAAGTGGTCCCCCTGCCGCAGGCGCCGCAGCCGATCGCGATCGCCGACTACGGCGCCGCGACAGCGCACAACTCCCTGCTGCCGATCTGCGCGGCGATCGCCGTTCTGCGTACCAGGACCACGCGTGAGCATTCGGTTCTGGTGGCCCACACCGACGTTCCCGACAACGACTTCACCGCGATGTTCCGCACGCTGACCGACGATCCGGATTCGTACCTGCGCAAGGACGCCGCCGCGTTCGCCTCCGCGGTCGGCCGGTCGTTCTACTCGCAGATCCTGCCGTCCAACAGCGTCACTCTGGGCTGGAGTTCGTATGCGATCCAGTGGCTGAGCCGGGTGCCGACCCTGGTGCCCGACCACCTCCAGGTGGCCCACACCGCCGAGGAGCCCGTGCGCGCCGCCTACGCCCGTCAAGCGGCCCACGACTGGCACGAGTTCATCGCGTTCCGGGGGCGGGAACTCTGCCCGGGCGGCCGCCTGGTGGTCATGACAATGGCCATCGGCGACGACGGCGAGTACGGCTACCGTCCCCTGCTGGCGGCGATGACCGATGCGCTGGCCGAACTCGCCGGGGCGGGGCTGGTCCGCGAGGACGAACTGCGGCGTATGACGATCCCGACGGTCGGCAGGCGCGCGGCGGACTTCATGGCGCCGTTCGCCCCTTCGGGCCGCTTCGAGCGCCTGGAGATCGAGCATCTCGAGGTGTTCGACGGCGAGGACCGGTTCTTCGGCCAGTATCGGGCAGACAAGGACGCCAAGGCTTTTGGCCGCAACTGGGGCCAGTTCGCGCGTGCGTCGGTGTTCGCGACGTTGCTCGGTGCACTCGACGGTGGCCGCGACGATCCCCGCGCGGGGCAGTTCGTCGAACGACTCGAGGCGGGTATCGCCGCCCGGATGGCCGCCACCCCCGAGCAGACGCAGATCCCGCTGGCGCATCTGGTGCTGCACAAGCGGCCGAAGATCCGATGA
- a CDS encoding MBL fold metallo-hydrolase codes for MTGSNIERVVTHGVFALDGGSWEVDNNIWIVGDDDEVIVFDAAHDAAPIVMAVGGRHVAAVICTHGHNDHITVAPELGAALDAPVLLHAGDDMLWQMTHPDKEFRTVEDGATLRAGGIELRALHTPGHSPGSVCWYAPELGAVFSGDTLFHGGPGATGRSYSDFPTILDSISGRLGTLPADTIVYTGHGDTTTIGDEIIHYDDWVTRGH; via the coding sequence GTGACCGGCAGCAATATCGAGCGGGTCGTCACCCATGGGGTGTTCGCCCTCGACGGCGGCTCCTGGGAGGTCGACAACAACATCTGGATCGTCGGCGACGACGACGAGGTCATCGTGTTCGACGCCGCCCACGACGCCGCCCCGATCGTGATGGCCGTCGGGGGCCGCCACGTCGCCGCGGTGATCTGCACCCACGGCCACAACGACCACATCACCGTGGCCCCCGAACTCGGCGCCGCCCTCGACGCCCCGGTGCTGCTGCACGCGGGCGACGACATGTTGTGGCAGATGACCCACCCCGACAAGGAGTTCCGCACCGTCGAGGACGGCGCCACCCTGCGCGCCGGTGGCATCGAACTACGCGCCCTGCACACCCCAGGACACTCCCCGGGCTCGGTGTGCTGGTACGCCCCCGAGTTGGGTGCGGTGTTCTCCGGAGACACCCTGTTCCACGGCGGACCCGGCGCGACGGGACGCTCCTACTCCGACTTCCCCACCATCCTGGACTCCATCTCCGGCCGCCTGGGCACCCTGCCCGCCGACACCATCGTCTACACCGGCCACGGCGACACCACCACCATCGGCGACGAAATCATCCACTACGACGACTGGGTCACCCGCGGCCACTAG
- a CDS encoding S-(hydroxymethyl)mycothiol dehydrogenase, whose protein sequence is MSQTVRGVISRSKGQPVEVVDVVIPDPGPGEVVVDVIACGVCHTDLTYREGGINDEYPFLLGHEAAGTVESVGAGVTNVAPGDFVVLNWRAVCGQCRACKRGRPHLCFDTHNATQKMTLTDGTELTPALGIGAFADKTLVHEGQCTKVDAEADPAVAGLLGCGVMAGIGAAINTGAVTRDDTVAVIGCGGVGDAAIAGAALVGAKTIIAVDTDNRKLQWARDFGATHTINARDLDVVETIQDLTGGFGADVVIDAVGRPETWTQAFYARDLAGTVVLVGVPTPDMRLEMPLVDFFSRGGSLKSSWYGDCLPERDFPTLISLYRQGRLPLERFVSERIGLDGIEDAFHKMHAGEVLRSVVIL, encoded by the coding sequence ATGAGTCAGACAGTGCGCGGCGTGATTTCCCGGTCGAAGGGTCAGCCGGTGGAAGTGGTGGATGTGGTGATTCCGGATCCGGGGCCGGGTGAGGTGGTGGTCGATGTCATTGCGTGTGGGGTGTGTCATACGGATCTGACCTACCGCGAGGGTGGGATCAATGACGAGTACCCGTTCCTGTTGGGTCATGAGGCTGCGGGCACGGTGGAGTCGGTGGGTGCCGGTGTCACGAATGTGGCGCCGGGGGATTTCGTGGTCCTGAACTGGCGGGCGGTGTGTGGGCAGTGCCGGGCGTGTAAACGGGGCCGGCCGCATCTGTGTTTCGACACCCACAACGCCACCCAGAAGATGACGTTGACCGACGGCACCGAACTGACCCCGGCGTTGGGGATCGGGGCGTTCGCCGACAAAACCCTGGTCCATGAAGGGCAGTGCACCAAGGTCGATGCCGAGGCCGATCCGGCGGTGGCGGGGCTGTTGGGGTGTGGGGTGATGGCCGGGATCGGGGCGGCGATCAACACCGGTGCGGTCACGCGGGACGACACCGTGGCGGTGATCGGGTGTGGTGGGGTCGGTGACGCCGCGATCGCCGGCGCGGCGCTGGTGGGGGCCAAGACGATCATCGCCGTGGACACCGATAACCGGAAACTGCAGTGGGCGCGCGACTTCGGCGCCACCCACACCATCAACGCCCGCGACCTCGACGTCGTCGAAACCATCCAGGATCTGACCGGCGGGTTCGGCGCCGATGTGGTCATCGACGCCGTCGGGCGCCCGGAAACCTGGACCCAGGCGTTCTACGCGCGCGATCTGGCCGGCACCGTCGTGCTCGTCGGTGTCCCCACCCCCGACATGCGCTTGGAGATGCCGTTGGTGGACTTCTTCTCCCGCGGCGGCTCCCTCAAATCGTCGTGGTATGGCGATTGTCTGCCCGAACGCGACTTCCCCACCCTCATCAGCCTCTACCGGCAGGGCCGGCTGCCGTTGGAGCGCTTCGTCTCCGAACGCATCGGCCTGGACGGGATCGAGGACGCTTTCCACAAGATGCACGCCGGTGAGGTCCTGCGCTCGGTGGTGATCCTGTGA
- a CDS encoding class I SAM-dependent methyltransferase yields MTTSATEQFAERIAGALDSASLTILLSIGHQTGLLDAMAGLPSATSAQIAEAAGLDERYVREWLGGTAAAGVVDYDPTTQTFSLPQAHAAVLTRAAGPDNLARVAQFIPLLAEVEQKILDCFRHGGGLPYSAYPRFHTLMAEQSGEVFDAALVDLILPMVDGLPARLTTGADVADIGCGSGHAINVMAQAFPASRFTGIDFSDEGLGTGRAEAQRLGLQNVQFVAEDVATLDVADAYDVITVFDAIHDQAQPARVLANIHRALRPGGVFLMVDIKASSRVEDNVGVPMAPYLYTVSTMHCMSVSLGLGGAGLGTCWGRELATSMLADAGFTDVDVREIDTDPLNFYYVCRK; encoded by the coding sequence ATGACCACCAGCGCAACCGAACAGTTCGCCGAGCGCATCGCCGGCGCCCTCGACAGTGCGAGCCTGACGATCCTGCTGTCCATCGGGCACCAGACCGGCCTGCTCGACGCCATGGCCGGACTCCCGTCGGCCACCAGCGCCCAGATCGCCGAGGCGGCAGGGCTCGACGAACGCTACGTGCGTGAGTGGCTCGGCGGAACCGCCGCCGCCGGCGTCGTGGACTACGACCCCACGACGCAGACGTTCTCACTGCCGCAGGCCCACGCCGCCGTGCTCACCCGGGCGGCCGGGCCGGACAACCTCGCGCGGGTCGCGCAATTCATCCCGCTGCTCGCCGAGGTCGAACAGAAGATCCTCGACTGCTTCCGGCACGGTGGGGGACTGCCCTACAGCGCCTATCCGCGTTTCCATACCCTCATGGCCGAGCAGAGCGGCGAGGTCTTCGATGCCGCACTCGTCGACCTGATCCTGCCGATGGTGGACGGTCTACCCGCCCGGTTGACCACCGGTGCCGACGTCGCCGACATCGGTTGCGGCAGCGGGCATGCGATCAACGTGATGGCGCAGGCGTTTCCGGCCAGCCGGTTCACCGGCATCGACTTCTCCGACGAGGGTCTGGGCACGGGCCGCGCCGAGGCGCAGCGCCTGGGACTGCAGAACGTGCAGTTCGTCGCCGAGGATGTGGCCACGCTCGACGTGGCCGACGCCTACGACGTGATCACTGTGTTCGACGCGATCCACGACCAGGCGCAGCCCGCCCGGGTTCTGGCCAACATCCACCGTGCATTGCGTCCCGGCGGGGTGTTCCTGATGGTCGACATCAAGGCCTCCAGCCGCGTCGAGGACAACGTCGGGGTGCCGATGGCGCCGTACCTCTACACGGTGTCGACGATGCACTGCATGAGCGTCTCGCTCGGGCTCGGCGGCGCCGGGCTCGGAACCTGCTGGGGCCGCGAGCTGGCCACGTCGATGCTGGCCGATGCGGGCTTCACCGATGTCGACGTGCGCGAGATCGACACGGATCCGCTGAACTTCTACTACGTCTGCCGCAAGTAA
- a CDS encoding serine hydrolase domain-containing protein has product MGVLDVIADWPVGTAAAAVVGPDGVLADHGDLRHRFRLASVTKPLVARAAQIAVEEGVVDLDTEAGPPGSTVRHLLAHTSGLSMHSDETMCEPGKRRVYSNYGFGVLADTIERAAGIEFGRYLAEAVFEPLGMSDSTLEGGAEAAGYGAYTTVADVAAFAGDLLRPVLVSQQMHDEATSVQFPGVDGVLPGFGVQRPNDWGLGFEIRDDKSPHWTGSTNSKRTFGHFGQSGTFLWVDPQSDLALLTFADRDFGDWAYERWPTISDGVLREFGPH; this is encoded by the coding sequence ATGGGCGTGCTGGACGTGATCGCGGACTGGCCGGTCGGCACCGCAGCGGCGGCGGTCGTCGGGCCGGACGGGGTGCTGGCCGACCACGGGGACCTCCGGCACCGGTTCCGGCTCGCGTCGGTGACCAAGCCGCTGGTCGCCCGGGCCGCGCAGATCGCTGTCGAAGAGGGTGTCGTCGACCTCGACACCGAGGCCGGGCCGCCCGGCTCCACCGTGCGGCATCTGCTCGCGCACACGTCCGGGCTGTCCATGCACTCCGACGAGACGATGTGTGAACCGGGCAAGCGCCGTGTCTACTCGAACTATGGATTCGGGGTGCTCGCCGACACCATCGAGCGGGCCGCCGGCATCGAGTTCGGCCGGTACCTCGCCGAGGCGGTGTTCGAACCGCTCGGCATGTCCGACAGCACGCTCGAGGGAGGCGCGGAGGCCGCCGGCTACGGCGCGTACACCACCGTGGCCGACGTCGCGGCGTTCGCCGGAGACCTGCTGCGACCCGTGCTGGTCTCGCAGCAGATGCACGACGAGGCGACGAGCGTGCAGTTCCCGGGTGTCGACGGCGTGCTGCCCGGCTTCGGCGTCCAGCGCCCGAACGACTGGGGGCTGGGCTTCGAGATCCGCGACGACAAGTCGCCACACTGGACCGGTTCGACCAATTCGAAGCGCACGTTCGGCCATTTCGGCCAGTCAGGGACGTTTCTGTGGGTGGATCCGCAGAGCGATCTGGCGCTCCTGACCTTTGCTGATCGTGACTTCGGTGATTGGGCGTACGAGCGGTGGCCGACGATCTCTGATGGAGTCCTGAGAGAATTCGGGCCACACTAG
- a CDS encoding DUF3145 domain-containing protein has translation MRASNQFADASTGVVYVHASPAAVCPHVEWALSSTLSARANLKWTPQPAMPGQLRAVTNWVGPVGTGAQLANALRSWSVLRFEVTEDPSPGVDGHRWSHTPQLGLWSGSMSANGDIVVGEMRLRALMAAGSDVLAAELDTVLGTAWDEALEPFRDGGAGAEVSWLNRGVG, from the coding sequence ATGCGTGCGTCGAACCAGTTCGCCGACGCGTCGACAGGTGTGGTGTACGTGCACGCCTCACCCGCGGCGGTGTGCCCACATGTCGAGTGGGCGTTGTCGTCGACCCTGTCGGCGCGCGCCAACCTGAAGTGGACCCCACAGCCGGCCATGCCCGGGCAGCTTCGTGCTGTCACCAACTGGGTGGGCCCGGTCGGTACCGGAGCGCAGTTGGCCAACGCCCTGCGCTCGTGGTCGGTACTGCGTTTCGAGGTGACCGAGGACCCGAGTCCCGGCGTGGACGGGCACCGCTGGTCGCACACCCCGCAGCTGGGCCTGTGGAGCGGTTCGATGAGCGCCAACGGGGACATCGTGGTCGGCGAGATGCGGCTGCGCGCGCTGATGGCCGCCGGCTCCGACGTGCTGGCCGCCGAACTGGACACCGTGCTCGGCACGGCGTGGGACGAGGCGCTGGAACCCTTCCGCGACGGCGGTGCGGGCGCCGAGGTCAGCTGGCTGAACCGCGGAGTGGGCTGA
- a CDS encoding diacylglycerol kinase, which yields MIRAIRHVTVLTNPLSGHGNAPHAAERAVARFQQRGVDVCAIVGTDAAHARRLVDEALAGGTDALAVVGGDGVISLALQALAHGDVPLGIVPAGTGNDHAREYRLPTGDPEAAADVIADGHTRTVDLGRIDDAAGGHKWFGTVMAAGFDSLVSDRTNRMRWPHGRMRYNVAMVAELSKLRLLPFRLRFDDGPPQDVRLTLAAFGNTRSYGGGMQICPDADHADGLLDVTMVHSASRTRLVRLFPTVFKGTHIELDDVTTARARVIEVDCPGINAYADGDFACRLPVTVSAVPGALEILVPAS from the coding sequence ATGATCCGGGCGATCCGGCACGTCACGGTGCTGACGAATCCGCTGTCGGGCCATGGCAACGCGCCGCACGCTGCCGAGCGCGCGGTCGCCCGGTTCCAGCAGCGCGGTGTCGACGTGTGTGCGATCGTCGGCACCGATGCGGCGCACGCGCGACGCCTGGTGGACGAGGCGCTGGCCGGCGGGACCGATGCACTCGCCGTCGTCGGAGGTGACGGGGTCATCTCGCTGGCGCTGCAGGCCCTGGCCCACGGCGATGTGCCGCTGGGCATCGTGCCAGCGGGCACCGGCAACGACCATGCACGCGAATACCGTTTGCCCACAGGTGATCCGGAGGCCGCGGCCGATGTGATCGCCGACGGACACACCCGGACCGTCGACCTCGGCCGGATCGACGACGCGGCCGGTGGGCACAAATGGTTCGGCACGGTGATGGCGGCCGGGTTCGACTCGCTGGTGAGCGATCGAACCAATCGGATGCGCTGGCCGCACGGACGCATGCGCTACAACGTCGCGATGGTGGCCGAACTGTCGAAGCTGCGGCTGCTCCCGTTCCGGTTGCGTTTCGACGACGGACCACCGCAGGACGTCCGCCTCACGCTCGCCGCATTCGGCAACACCCGCAGCTACGGCGGCGGCATGCAGATCTGCCCGGACGCCGACCACGCCGACGGTCTGCTCGACGTCACGATGGTGCACTCGGCGTCGCGCACCCGGCTGGTCCGGCTGTTCCCCACCGTGTTCAAAGGCACCCACATCGAGCTCGACGACGTGACCACGGCGCGGGCCCGCGTCATCGAAGTGGACTGCCCCGGCATCAACGCGTATGCCGACGGGGATTTCGCGTGCCGGCTGCCGGTCACGGTGTCCGCGGTGCCGGGCGCCCTGGAGATCCTGGTGCCGGCCTCTTAG